One genomic window of Solanum stenotomum isolate F172 chromosome 9, ASM1918654v1, whole genome shotgun sequence includes the following:
- the LOC125877432 gene encoding LOW QUALITY PROTEIN: DNA-directed RNA polymerase subunit beta''-like (The sequence of the model RefSeq protein was modified relative to this genomic sequence to represent the inferred CDS: inserted 2 bases in 1 codon; substituted 1 base at 1 genomic stop codon) — translation MLSLITSECLVVFVLLVCYLEEILCVFQGDVNGRRCSKKASRLISRLIEHFGMAYTSHILDQVKTLGFQQATATSISLGIDDLLTIPSKGWLVQDAEQQSLILEKHHHYGNVHAVEKLRQSIEIWYATSEYLRQEMNPNFRMTDPFNPVHIMSFSGARGNASQVHQLVGMRGLMSDPQGQMIDLPIQSNLREGLSLTEYIISCYGARKGVVDTAVRTSDAGYLTRRLVEVVQHIVVRRTDCGTARGISVSPRNGIMPERIFSQTLIGRVLADDIYMGSRCIATRNQAIGIGLVNRFITFRAQPISIRTPFTCRSTSWICRLCYGRSPTHGDLVELGEAVGIIAGQSIGEPGTQLTLRTFHTGGVFTGGTAEHVRAPSNGKIKFNEDLVHPTRTRHGHPAFLCSIDLYVTIESEDILHNVNIPPKSLLLVQNDQYVESEQVIAEIRAGISTLNFKEKVRKHIYSDSDGEMHWSTDVYHAPEFTYGNVHLLPKTSHLWILLGGPCRSSLVYLSIHKDQDQMNAHSLSGKRRYTSNLSVTNDQARQKLFSSDFYGQKEDRIPDYSDLNRIICTGQYNLVYSPILHGNSDLLSKRRRNKFIIPLHSIQELENELMPYSGISIEIPVNGIFRRNSILAYFDDPRYRRKSSGIIKYGTIEMHSVIKKEDLIEYRGVKEFRPKYQMKVDRFFFIPEEVHILPGSSSIMVRNNSIVGVDTQITLNLRSRFSGLVRVERKKNRIELKIFSGDIHFPGETDKISRHTGVLIPPGTGKRNSKEYKKVKNWIYVQRITPSKKRFFVLVRPVVTYEITDGINLGTLFPPDPLQERDNVQLRIVNYILYGNGKPIRGISDTSIQLVRTCLVLNWNQDKKSSSCEEAHASFVEIRTNGLIRHFLRINLVKSPISYIRKKNDPSGSGLLYDNGSDCTNINPFSAIYSYSKAKIQQSLNQPQGTIHTLLNRNKECQSLIILSTANCSRMEPFKDVKYHSVIKESIKKDPLIPIRNSLGPLGTCLPIENFYSSYHLITHNQILVTKYLQLDNLKQTFQVIKLKYYLMDENGKIFNPDPCRNIILNPVNLNWSFLHHNYCAETSKIISLGXFICENVCIAKNGPPLKSGQVILVQVDSIVIRSAKPYLATPGATAHGHYGETLYEGDTLVTFIYEKSISGDITQGLPKVEQVLEVRSIDSISMNLEKRVESWNKCIPRILGIPWGFLIGAELTIAQSRISLVNKIQQVYRSQGVQIHNRHIEIIVRQITSKVLISEDGMSNVFSPGELIGLLRAERMGRALEEAICYRVVLLGITRASLNTQSFISEASFQETARVLAKAALRGRIDWLKGLKENVVLGGXIPVGTGFKGLVHLSKQHNNIPLETKKTNLFEGEMRDILFHHRKLFDSCLSKKFHDIPEQSFIGFNDS, via the exons ATGTTATCTTTGATCACCTCAGAGTGTTTGGTTGTCTTTGTTTTGCTAGTATGCTATCTAGAGGAG ATTTTATGTGTTTTCCAAGGTGATGTTAATGGGAGGAGATGCTCTAAGAAAGCTTCACGACTTATTAGTAGATTAATAGAGCACTTCGGAATGGCATATACATCACATATCCTGGATCAAGTAAAAACTCTGGGGTTCCAACAAGCTACTGCTACATCCATTTCATTAGGAATTGATGATCTGTTAACAATACCTTCTAAGGGATGGCTAGTTCAAGATGCTGAACAACAAAGTTTGATTTTGGAAAAACACCATCATTATGGGAATGTACACGCGGTAGAAAAATTACGTCAATCCATTGAAATATGGTATGCTACAAGTGAATATTTGCGCCAAGAAATGAATCCGAATTTTAGGATGACTGACCCTTTTAATCCAGTTCATATAATGTCTTTCTCGGGAGCTCGAGGAAATGCGTCTCAGGTACATCAATTAGTAGGTATGAGAGGATTAATGTCGGATCCTCAAGGACAAATGATTGATTTACCTATTCAAAGCAATTTACGCGAAGGACTCTCTTTAACAGAATACATCATTTCTTGCTACGGAGCCCGTAAAGGAGTTGTGGATACTGCTGTACGAACATCAGACGCTGGATATCTCACTCGCAGACTTGTTGAAGTAGTTCAACACATTGTTGTACGTCGAACGGATTGTGGCACCGCCCGGGGTATTTCTGTGAGTCCTCGGAATGGGATAATGCCGGAAAGGATTTTTAGTCAAACATTAATTGGCCGTGTATTAGCAGATGATATATACATGGGTTCACGATGTATTGCCACTAGAAACCAAGCCATTGGCATTGGACTTGTAAATCGATTCATAACCTTTCGGGCACAACCAATCTCTATTCGAACTCCCTTTACTTGTAGGAGTACATCTTGGATTTGTCGATTATGTTATGGCCGTAGTCCTACTCATGGCGACCTGGTTGAATTGGGGGAAGCTGTAGGTATTATTGCAGGTCAATCCATTGGAGAACCGGGTACTCAATTAACATTACGAACTTTTCATACCGGAGGAGTATTCACGGGGGGTACTGCAGAACATGTGCGAGCCCCATctaatggaaaaataaaattcaatgagGACTTGGTTCATCCGACACGTACACGTCATGGGCATCCCGCCTTTCTATGTTCTATAGACTTGTATGTAACTATTGAGAGTGAAGATATTCTACATAATGTGAATATTCCACCCAAAAGTTTGCTTTTAGTTCAAAACGATCAATATGTAGAATCAGAACAAGTAATTGCTGAGATTCGCGCAGGAATATCCACTTTGAATTTTAAAGAGAAGGTTCGAAAACATATTTATTCTGATTCAGACGGAGAAATGCACTGGAGTACCGATGTCTATCATGCACCCGAATTTACATATGGTAATGTTCATCTATTACCAAAAACAAGTCATTTATGGATATTATTAGGAGGGCCGTGCAGGTCCAGTCTAGTCTACCTTTCGATCCACAAGGATCAGGATCAAATGAATGCGCATTCTCTTTCTGGCAAGCGAAGATATACTTCTAACCTCTCAGTAACCAATGATCAGGCGAGGCAGAAATTGTTTAGTTCGGATTTTTATGGTCAAAAAGAAGATAGGATTCCTGATTATTCAGACCTTAATCGAATCATATGTACTGGTCAGTATAATCTCGTATATTCGCCTATTCTTCACGGGAATTCTGATTTATTGTCAAAAAGGCGAAGAAATAAATTCATCATTCCACTACACTCGATTCAAGAACTCGAGAATGAACTAATGCCCTATTCAGGTATCTCGATTGAAATCCCCGTAAATGGTATTTTCCGTCGAAATAGTATTCTTGCTTATTTTGATGATCCTCGATACAGAAGAAAGAGTTCGGGCATTATTAAATATGGGACTATAGAAATGCATTCAGTCATCAAAAAAGAGGATTTGATTGAGTATCGAGGAGTCAAGGAATTTAggccaaaataccaaatgaaagtagatcgattttttttcattcctgAAGAGGTGCATATCTTGCCCGGATCTTCTTCCATAATGGTACGGAACAATAGTATCGTTGGGGTCGATACACAAATCACCTTAAATCTAAGAAGCCGATTCAGTGGGTTGGTCCGGgtggagagaaaaaaaaaccgAATTGAACTGAAAATCTTTTCTGGAGATATCCATTTTCCTGGAGAGACGGATAAGATATCCAGACATACCGGCGTTTTGATACCACCAGGAACAGGAAAAAGAAATTCCAAGGAAtacaaaaaagttaaaaattggaTCTATGTCCAACGAATTACACctagtaagaaaaggttttTTGTTTTAGTTCGACCTGTCGTCACATATGAAATAACGGACGGTATAAATTTAGGAACCCTTTTTCCACCGGATCCATTGCAGGAAAGGGATAATGTGCAACTTCGAATTGTCAATTATATCCTTTATGGAAATGGCAAACCGATTCGGGGAATTTCTGACACAAGTATTCAATTAGTTCGGACTTGTTTAGTATTGAATTGGAACCAAGACAAAAAAAGTTCTTCTTGCGAAGAAGCCCATGCTTCTTTTGTTGAAATAAGGACAAATGGTTTGATTCGACATTTCCTAAGAATCAACTTAGTGAAATCCCCTATTTCATATATCAGAAAAAAGAATGATCCATCGGGGTCAGGATTGCTCTATGATAATGGATCAGATTGTACCAATATCAACCCCTTTTCTGCCATTTATTCCTATTCCAAGGCAAAAATTCAACAATCTCTTAACCAACCTCAAGGAACTATTCATACGTTGTTGAATAGAAATAAGGAATGTCAGTCGTTGATAATTTTGTCAACAGCCAATTGTTCTCGAATGGAGCCATTCAAAGATGTAAAATATCACAGTGTGATAAAAGAATCAATTAAAAAAGATCCCCTAATTCCAATTAGGAATTCATTGGGCCCTTTAGGAACATGCCTTCCAATTGAGAATTTTTATTCATCTTACCATTTAATAACTCATAATCAGATCTTAGTAACTAAATATTTGCAACTTGACAATTTAAAACAGACTTTCCAAgtgattaaattaaaatattatttaatggatgaaaatggaaaaatttTTAATCCCGATCCATGCCGTAACATTATTTTAAATCCAGTCAATTTGAATTGGTCTTTTCTCCATCACAATTATTGTGCAGAGACATCTAAAATAATTAGTCTTGGATAGTTTATTTGTGAAAATGTATGTATAGCCAAAAATGGACCGCCCCTCAAATCGGGTCAAGTTATACTTGTTCAAGTTGACTCGATAGTGATACGATCAGCTAAGCCTTATTTGGCCACCCCCGGAGCAACTGCTCATGGCCATTATGGGGAAACCCTTTACGAAGGAGATACATTAGTTacatttatatatgaaaaatcaaTATCTGGTGATATAACACAGGGTCTTCCAAAAGTAGAACAGGTCTTAGAAGTGCGTTCGATTGATTCAATATCTATGAATCTAGAAAAGAGGGTTGAGAGTTGGAACAAATGTATACCAAGAATTCTTGGAATTCCTTGGGGATTCTTGATTGGTGCTGAGCTAACTATAGCGCAAAGCCGAATCTCTTTGGTTAATAAAATCCAACAGGTTTATCGCTCCCAGGGGGTGCAGATTCATAATAGGCATATAGAAATTATTGTACGTCAAATAACATCAAAAGTGTTGATTTCAGAAGATGGAATGTCTAATGTTTTTTCACCCGGAGAACTTATTGGATTGTTGCGAGCAGAACGAATGGGGCGCGCTTTGGAAGAAGCGATCTGTTATCGAGTCGTCTTATTGGGAATAACAAGAGCATCTCTCAATACTCAAAGTTTCATATCTGAAGCAAGTTTTCAAGAAACTGCTCGAGTTTTAGCAAAAGCGGCTCTCCGGGGTCGTATCGATTGGTTGAAAGGCCTGAAAGAGAACGTTGTTTTGGGGGG GATACCCGTTGGTACCGGATTCAAGGGATTAGTGCACCTTTCAAAACAACATAACAACATTCctttggaaacaaaaaaaacgAATCTATTCGAGGGGGAGATGAGAGATATTTTGTTCCACCACAGAAAATTATTTGATTCTtgtctttcaaaaaaattccaCGACATACCCGAACAATCATTTATAGGATTTAATGATTCCTAA